Proteins encoded together in one Quercus lobata isolate SW786 chromosome 3, ValleyOak3.0 Primary Assembly, whole genome shotgun sequence window:
- the LOC115982061 gene encoding aspartokinase 1, chloroplastic-like isoform X1, translated as MALQSHGVKIPCQGFTASSDLSRMAISSNQLSFSNSRGIEDCCRSWGRRRRAKAIKVAKKGGGIEAVLKAEEEEDEERFFSNGNVESFTSIMKFGGSSVASAERMKEIASLVLSFPHERPVVVLSAMGKTTNKLLLAGEKAVSCGISNVSEIEELSFVKDLHLRTIRELEVDPSVISAHLEELEQLLKGIAVMKELTPRTRDYLVSFGECMSTRIFAAYLNKTGVKARQYDAFDIGFITTDDFTNAEILEATYPAVAKRLHADWINDPAIPIITGFLGKGWKSGAITTLGRGGSDLTATTIGKALGLQEIQVWKDVDGVLTCDPGIYQHAEPVPYLTFDEAAELAYFGAQVLHPQSMRPAREGDIPVRVKNSYNPKAPGTLITKARDMSKAVLTSIVLKRNVTMLDIVSTRMLGQFGFLAKVFSIFEDLGISVDVVATSEVSISLTLDPSKLWSRELIQQELDNVVEELEKIAVVNLLQHRSIISLIGNVQRSSLILEKAFCVLRTQGVNVQMISQGASKVNISLIVNDSEAEQCVKALHHSFFESGDLSELTVDGENREIGNGSAMKLNNV; from the exons atggcgTTGCAATCACACGGTGTCAAAATTCCGTGTCAGGGATTCACAGCGAGCTCGGATCTGTCGCGCATGGCTATCTCGTCGAACCAGCTCAGCTTCTCGAATTCTAGAGGGATTGAAGATTGTTGTAGGAGTtgggggaggaggaggagagcgAAGGCGATAAAAGTAGCAAAGAAAGGAGGAGGAATTGAAGCAGTGTTGAAGGCTGAGGAAGAGGAGGACGAGGAGCGATTCTTCTCTAATGGAAATGTGGAGAGTTTCACGAGCATAATGAAGTTCGGCGGATCTTCTGTGGCCTCCGCTGAGAGAATGAAGGAGATTGCTTCGCTCGTTCTCAGCTTCCCTCATGAACGACCTGTCGTTGTTCTCTCTGCTATGGGAAAAACCACTAACAAACTTTTACTG GCTGGAGAGAAGGCTGTGAGTTGTGGTATCTCTAATGTGTCGGAAATCGAAGAGTTGAGCTTTGTAAAGGACTTGCATCTTAg GACTATACGTGAACTCGAAGTTGATCCCTCTGTTATCTCTG CTCACCTAGAAGAACTGGAGCAACTGCTGAAAGGTATAGCTGTGATGAAAGAGTTAACTCCCCGCACGAGAGACTATTTAGTATCATTTGGAGAGTGCATGTCCACGAGAATCTTTGCAGCATATCTCAATAAAACTGGTGTTAAAGCACGCCAA TATGATGCGTTTGATATTGGTTTCATAACCACAGACGATTTCACAAATGCAGAAATCTTGGAAGCAACTTACCCAGCTGTTGCCAAGAGATTACATGCTGATTGGATTAATGATCCTGCAATTCCCATTATCACTGGCTTCCTTGGAAAG GGTTGGAAATCTGGCGCAATTACCACATTGGGTAGGGGTGGTAGTGATTTGACAGCTACGACCATTGGCAAAGCTTTAGGCTTGCAGGAAATTCAG gTGTGGAAAGATGTTGATGGTGTTTTGACTTGCGACCCTGGTATTTATCAACATGCAGAACCTGTACCATATTTGACATTTGATGAGGCAGCAGAGCTTGCATACTTTGGAGCTCAG GTCCTACACCCACAATCCATGAGACCAGCTAGAGAGGGTGATATCCCTGTCAGGGTTAAGAATTCATACAACCCTAAAGCTCCTGGTACTCTTATCACTAAAGCAAGAGATATGAGCAAG GCTGTGCTGACCAGCATAGTTTTAAAGCGAAATGTTACAATGTTGGATATAGTTAGCACCCGCATGCTTGGTCAATTTGGCTTCCTTGCAAAG GTGTTCTCAATATTTGAAGATTTGGGCATATCCGTGGATGTTGTTGCCACTAGTGAAGTTAGTATATCTTTGACATTAGATCCATCTAAACTTTGGAGCAGAGAACTGATTCAGCAG GAACTTGACAACGTAGTAGAAGAGCTAGAGAAAATTGCAGTTGTGAATCTCCTGCAGCACAGATCGATCATCTCTCTTATTGGCAATGTTCAGCGTTCCTCGTTGATACTGGAAAAG GCATTTTGTGTTCTTCGAACCCAAGGTGTTAATGTCCAGATGATCTCACAAGGGGCATCCAAG GtgaatatttcattaatagTAAATGACAGCGAAGCTGAACAATGTGTGAAGGCCCTACACCACTCCTTTTTTGAGAGTGGTGATCTGTCTGAACTAACAGTGGATGGTGAAAACCGTGAAATTGGAAATGGCTCAGCAATGAAGCTAAACAATGTGTGA
- the LOC115982061 gene encoding aspartokinase 1, chloroplastic-like isoform X2, whose product MALQSHGVKIPCQGFTASSDLSRMAISSNQLSFSNSRGIEDCCRSWGRRRRAKAIKVAKKGGGIEAVLKAEEEEDEERFFSNGNVESFTSIMKFGGSSVASAERMKEIASLVLSFPHERPVVVLSAMGKTTNKLLLAGEKAVSCGISNVSEIEELSFVKDLHLRTIRELEVDPSVISAHLEELEQLLKGIAVMKELTPRTRDYLVSFGECMSTRIFAAYLNKTGVKARQYDAFDIGFITTDDFTNAEILEATYPAVAKRLHADWINDPAIPIITGFLGKGWKSGAITTLGRGGSDLTATTIGKALGLQEIQVWKDVDGVLTCDPGIYQHAEPVPYLTFDEAAELAYFGAQVLHPQSMRPAREGDIPVRVKNSYNPKAPGTLITKARDMSKAVLTSIVLKRNVTMLDIVSTRMLGQFGFLAKVFSIFEDLGISVDVVATSEVSISLTLDPSKLWSRELIQQELDNVVEELEKIAVVNLLQHRSIISLIGNVQRSSLILEKILMA is encoded by the exons atggcgTTGCAATCACACGGTGTCAAAATTCCGTGTCAGGGATTCACAGCGAGCTCGGATCTGTCGCGCATGGCTATCTCGTCGAACCAGCTCAGCTTCTCGAATTCTAGAGGGATTGAAGATTGTTGTAGGAGTtgggggaggaggaggagagcgAAGGCGATAAAAGTAGCAAAGAAAGGAGGAGGAATTGAAGCAGTGTTGAAGGCTGAGGAAGAGGAGGACGAGGAGCGATTCTTCTCTAATGGAAATGTGGAGAGTTTCACGAGCATAATGAAGTTCGGCGGATCTTCTGTGGCCTCCGCTGAGAGAATGAAGGAGATTGCTTCGCTCGTTCTCAGCTTCCCTCATGAACGACCTGTCGTTGTTCTCTCTGCTATGGGAAAAACCACTAACAAACTTTTACTG GCTGGAGAGAAGGCTGTGAGTTGTGGTATCTCTAATGTGTCGGAAATCGAAGAGTTGAGCTTTGTAAAGGACTTGCATCTTAg GACTATACGTGAACTCGAAGTTGATCCCTCTGTTATCTCTG CTCACCTAGAAGAACTGGAGCAACTGCTGAAAGGTATAGCTGTGATGAAAGAGTTAACTCCCCGCACGAGAGACTATTTAGTATCATTTGGAGAGTGCATGTCCACGAGAATCTTTGCAGCATATCTCAATAAAACTGGTGTTAAAGCACGCCAA TATGATGCGTTTGATATTGGTTTCATAACCACAGACGATTTCACAAATGCAGAAATCTTGGAAGCAACTTACCCAGCTGTTGCCAAGAGATTACATGCTGATTGGATTAATGATCCTGCAATTCCCATTATCACTGGCTTCCTTGGAAAG GGTTGGAAATCTGGCGCAATTACCACATTGGGTAGGGGTGGTAGTGATTTGACAGCTACGACCATTGGCAAAGCTTTAGGCTTGCAGGAAATTCAG gTGTGGAAAGATGTTGATGGTGTTTTGACTTGCGACCCTGGTATTTATCAACATGCAGAACCTGTACCATATTTGACATTTGATGAGGCAGCAGAGCTTGCATACTTTGGAGCTCAG GTCCTACACCCACAATCCATGAGACCAGCTAGAGAGGGTGATATCCCTGTCAGGGTTAAGAATTCATACAACCCTAAAGCTCCTGGTACTCTTATCACTAAAGCAAGAGATATGAGCAAG GCTGTGCTGACCAGCATAGTTTTAAAGCGAAATGTTACAATGTTGGATATAGTTAGCACCCGCATGCTTGGTCAATTTGGCTTCCTTGCAAAG GTGTTCTCAATATTTGAAGATTTGGGCATATCCGTGGATGTTGTTGCCACTAGTGAAGTTAGTATATCTTTGACATTAGATCCATCTAAACTTTGGAGCAGAGAACTGATTCAGCAG GAACTTGACAACGTAGTAGAAGAGCTAGAGAAAATTGCAGTTGTGAATCTCCTGCAGCACAGATCGATCATCTCTCTTATTGGCAATGTTCAGCGTTCCTCGTTGATACTGGAAAAG ATTTTAATGGCTTGA